The Paracholeplasma brassicae genome contains a region encoding:
- a CDS encoding DUF624 domain-containing protein — MKFDNPLVQKLNQIADWIIRIVVINFLVILFSIPLVTMFNSFSSGYRLFHDYINKKNTKLFSGFFTYFKEYFKTRLMLGLLMTLFLVLGYLNVTYYVETLNQGAGLFYHLGYYVTISFLVGAYIVYLYLFPVSMVYPTMKFRLMIKLAFFVSGKFVIRTMLLIISTLVPFLLLFSSITSLIFVFAGVSLWLLIAVMITNEVTDYLERLGKKND, encoded by the coding sequence ATGAAGTTTGATAATCCTTTGGTTCAAAAATTAAATCAAATAGCGGATTGGATCATTCGAATTGTAGTGATCAACTTTCTTGTGATCTTATTTTCGATTCCACTAGTAACGATGTTTAATTCGTTTAGCAGTGGGTATCGATTGTTTCATGATTACATTAATAAGAAGAACACAAAGCTATTTTCAGGCTTCTTTACCTATTTTAAAGAATATTTTAAAACCAGATTGATGTTAGGTTTATTAATGACTTTGTTCCTTGTCTTAGGGTATCTTAACGTAACTTATTACGTTGAGACCCTAAATCAAGGGGCTGGGTTATTTTATCACTTAGGGTATTATGTGACGATATCATTTTTAGTAGGCGCGTACATTGTGTACTTGTATTTGTTTCCGGTATCGATGGTCTATCCAACAATGAAGTTTCGTTTAATGATTAAATTGGCATTTTTTGTCTCAGGAAAATTTGTGATAAGAACCATGTTATTAATTATTTCTACCCTTGTGCCATTCTTACTTTTATTTTCATCAATCACATCTTTAATATTTGTTTTTGCCGGAGTATCACTTTGGCTACTTATTGCAGTAATGATTACCAATGAAGTTACTGATTATCTTGAAAGGCTAGGTAAAAAAAATGATTAA
- a CDS encoding exo-beta-N-acetylmuramidase NamZ family protein: MIKVGIERIDDYLELFKNKRVGLITNPTGVCQNFKTTIEVLQEKTNLVSLFSPEHGVRGDLQAGVKLDPYVDEKTGSMVYSLYGETRKPTKEMLADIDVLAYDIQDVGARFYTFIYTMAYSMQAAKDENKLFVVFDRPNPLGGLEVEGNILDLKYRSFVGYYPMVQRYGLTVGELAKYFNEAFEINCNLKVIPMEGYKRGMDYVDTGLPFVMPSPNIPTPMSIYSYMATCLIEGTNLSEGRGTTKPFEVLGAPWLNASNLIKRLEALNLPGVKYRKLHFTPIFSKHKDTLCEGIELYITDKKAFKPVKTGFAIVYLIKELHKEFDFIKPWRENQLPFFNLLTGDDLFNGHYSLDQLFEKIDQDSKTFTKIKERYHLYEV; the protein is encoded by the coding sequence ATGATTAAAGTTGGCATCGAACGTATTGATGACTATTTAGAACTATTTAAAAATAAACGCGTGGGATTAATTACAAACCCAACGGGGGTTTGTCAAAATTTTAAAACCACGATTGAAGTACTCCAAGAAAAAACAAACTTAGTTAGTTTGTTCTCACCTGAACATGGGGTTAGAGGGGATTTACAAGCAGGGGTGAAACTTGATCCATACGTGGATGAGAAGACAGGTTCTATGGTTTATTCTCTTTATGGTGAAACCAGAAAACCGACCAAAGAAATGTTAGCAGACATTGACGTATTAGCCTATGACATTCAAGACGTTGGGGCACGTTTTTATACGTTTATCTACACCATGGCTTACAGTATGCAGGCAGCTAAGGATGAAAACAAATTGTTTGTTGTCTTTGATCGTCCTAATCCACTTGGTGGTTTAGAAGTTGAAGGTAACATTCTTGATTTAAAATACCGAAGTTTTGTTGGGTATTATCCAATGGTTCAACGTTATGGTTTAACTGTCGGTGAACTGGCTAAGTATTTTAATGAAGCGTTTGAGATTAACTGTAATCTTAAAGTAATCCCAATGGAAGGCTACAAACGTGGTATGGATTATGTGGACACTGGTTTGCCGTTTGTCATGCCATCACCCAACATTCCAACACCTATGAGTATCTATAGCTATATGGCAACTTGTTTAATTGAAGGTACAAACCTAAGTGAAGGTAGAGGCACAACAAAACCATTTGAAGTATTAGGAGCGCCTTGGTTAAATGCAAGTAATTTAATCAAGCGACTAGAAGCGTTAAATCTACCTGGTGTCAAGTATCGTAAACTTCATTTTACACCGATATTCTCAAAACATAAAGACACACTTTGTGAGGGCATTGAACTCTACATCACGGATAAAAAAGCATTCAAACCAGTTAAAACCGGGTTTGCGATTGTTTATTTGATTAAAGAGTTACACAAGGAGTTTGACTTTATTAAACCTTGGCGTGAAAACCAATTACCATTTTTTAATTTACTGACAGGCGATGACCTTTTTAATGGACATTACAGCCTAGACCAATTATTTGAAAAAATTGATCAAGACTCAAAAACATTTACTAAGATAAAGGAAAGGTATCACCTCTATGAAGTATAA